The window ACGACGTCGAAGGAGATAACGGCTACAAGCCTTGGCAAACCTTTCCCTTCGAGGAAAATCAGGGTCGTGAACAGTGACACGCTGGAAGAGGTCCCGAAGGGCGAGGTGGGAGAGCTGATCGTCTCTTCGCCATTTTTGCGACCCTACCACAACAATCCGGAGGAGACTGCCCGCTCTTTCGTGGAGATCGACGGCAACACGTGGTATCGGGTAGGCGACTATGTCAGGATGGATGAGGACGGGGAGCTCCATTATGTGGACAGGACAGCGGATGTCATTAAACATAAGGGCTACAGAGTCTCCGCCTCTGAGATAGAGGCCGTGTTGCAGGACCATCCCGCGGTTATCGGAGCCTGCGTTGTCGGTGTACCTGATCCGAAAGTGGGTGAGAGGATCAAGGCGATCGTGGTTCTGAAGGAGGATGCGCGGGGTGTCGGCTCACAGGAACTCACTGCTTTCTGCCGGGAAAGGCTCGCTCCCTACAAGATACCTCAGTACGTGGAGTTCAGGGACATGCTCCCGAAGTCAAAGGTAGGAAAGCTGTTGCGGCGCGAATTGAGGGCCGAGGAACGGCGAAAGTCTGAAAAGGTGAGGGCTTAGTGAAGATGGAGATTATCGAGCTCGACCGAAGCCGACTGACGGAGATAGAAGGTCTGTGGAAAGAATTAAATGCCCATCACGCCCAAAGCGCGTCGAACTTTAAAGAGTATTTTGACACACTGACCTTCGAGCACAGGATCAGACAGTTGCTGCATAAGGAGGACTTGTCGCTGTTTGTCAGTTCAGATACGGGCGAATATGTCGGCTATTGTATCGCTACGACTGAGAAGAGCAAAGGCGAGATCGACTCCATCTACGTAAAGGCAAGCCACCGTGGAAAAAAAATAGGTCATCAGTTGATCACACGTGCCGTAGAGTGGCTTCGTGCGCATAACTGTTCTGAAATAGCTATCTATGTAGCCGAAGGCAACGAAAAGGTTCTCGGCTTCTATGAGAAATACGGTTTCAACAAACGCTATACTGTCATGGGAGCGAGCAAGGAGAGGTGATCCAATGGAGAAACTACTTATTCGCCATGCGGAGCCGCACGACTATCGATTGGTCATCGCAGTCATCGATCAGTGGTGGGGCGGGCGACGAATGGCCGGCATGCTGCCGAAACTTTTCTTCGTGCACTTTCGGCCGACCAGTTTTGTGGTCGAGCACGACGGTACAGTTGTGGGGTTTCTCATCGGATTCGTCTCACAGACTTTCCTGGATGAAGCATACATTCATTTCGTTGGCGTGCACCCAGACTTCAGAAAAGCCGGATTGGCACGAAGGCTGTATGAGAAATTCTTCGCTGTCGTCGAGAACGTCGGTTGCCGGACAGTTAGATGCGTTACATCTCCGGTCAATCAGGACTCTATCCTATTCCATCGTGCCATGGGCTTTTCCGCCACAGATAGCGAAAAGATCGTCGACGGTATCCCGGTTTTCGAAGCGTACGATGGGAAGGACGAAGACCGCGTGTTATTTTCCAAAATCTTGGACGTTGCCCCAAATCGAGATAGACGCGTTTTATAAACGTGAGCCTGAATTACCTTATCTCTCGTTGTTGAGTGAAAGAGATGCGGCCGACTTCGCGGCTTCCTTTCTGCAATGGTGATTGTGCGTTTTTCCTTCGCGGTACAATATTGCGTGCGGTAATGAAATCAAAATCGATAGATTCCAAAAGACGAAGAACGCTTTGAGTAAGAATATATGCGCTCGATGCACTGAACAGAGGCGCAAAAGACAGAGAGCGGTACTGGGAGCTTGTCCACGGGTGACGAGGAGTTATCTCAAATGATATGCTTGTATCCGACGCACTCTAAGTACGCCTCCGTTCGCCACGGCTTGAGCACCTCGCTCTATTTTTGAATGCAACTCGGTATAATAGGAAGTTTGGCATGAGTGCAAGGCGCCACATCAGAAGCTAAGCGTCTACGCAATATCCAGCTTAAAATTCCCGCCGACCTTTACAAGGTGTAGAGTCGTAGCAAGCTTCCAAGCCTTCCTTCTTGTAAAGTTGAATTTCCCTTTTCTGTCTTCGTGCTCCATTGCAAACGGTAACTGAGTGTACGCCTTTTATCATAAAAGAATCAGACTACTTTATCACAAGCTCCTCCCCGGAAGTTTCTTGATGATATCCTTTTTGAGCATATTCTTATCCGCTTTACCAATTTTCGTAAGGGGAATAGCGGAAACGAACTCGATCCTCTCAGGGAGCTGCATCACCGACGCGCCTGCCTGCTTCAGGAAAGCGATTATATCGTCAAAAGAAAGCTGCGTATGCCATTTGACGACCACATACGCGCACACACGCTCACCAAGATCAGGATCGGGCATGCCGATCACCGCGACGTCTGCCACAGACGGATGCGAACTGATCAACTGCTCAATACCAACAGCGCTGATGGTCTCGCCGCCTCTAAGGATCGTCTCTTTTATCCTTCCCGTCAGAGTGATTATTCCAGAATCGTCGACCCTCGCCAGATCACCGGTTTTGAAAAAACCGTCCTTCAGCTTCGGCTCTTGCGAGCAGGCATCGGTCTCGTCCCATTTAATAGGATTAACGACCCATTTATTGATCACATCTTTGCCCGTGATCATAAATTTGTCAAGCAAAATTCTGCGCAATTCTGTGCAAAGGACTTCCTGGTGAAAAGACCCACTGGAACAATATGCTCTGAGGTTTTCACATTATGTCGGTTTCTACGAAGGCTTCACATTCTTCTTAAAATTGCATTTTTGGTACTTGGACCCGACATGCCATAGTACAACCGGCATTCACCGACGACTGCGGGCCTAATATCGATTCCTCTTACCACTCGCTGACACCCTCTTCATCGCGTCTTTTAAACTTGTAAACGTATTTAAAAAAGTATAAGAAAAAGAGATAAGACAGTGGAATAGGCGGGTCAAGTCTTTTCTTCCCTGTAAAAGCAAGTCGGCCAGACACCTAACCCACCTCTCTGAGCATCTCTCTGTTGTCAAGCTCTTCTTTGATTCCCAGTTCTCTCCGTAAGCGGTCCAAGACAGCGATCTCTCTGCCCGTGAATTTCACCCCTCGCCATTTTGCCGATGATCGAATGAGGACGGAGAAGACAAGCTTGAGCGCGGACTTTTCGGTCAAGAGTGAAGGAATGATTTTTGTCCTGCGTCTTTCTTCTTCAAAACCTCGCTCGATCAGGTTGGTAGTCCTTGCGGTCTTGCGATGGGTGAAGGGTAATTTGAGATGGGCAAGAGAAGCATCGAGATCATCTTCAAAGGCTTTGATCAGGGAAGAGAACTCATACCGACGTTTCCGGATGAACTCCTGCGCCAGCTGCTTTCCCTGCTCATAGCCTGAAGCGTCCCGGATCGCGATGAGCTCGGCTTTGATCTCCGGCCAGGCTTCGTCGGGCACTTTCGCCTGGAGGTTCTGCATCCGGTGGAACCAGCAGCGGATACGGAGGCTCGCTGGAAAGACGACCTCCACCGCTTTGATCAGTCCTGGCGCTCCGTCCGTGGTCACCGCCGTGGGAATGCGAAGACCCCTTGTCACCATATCCCGCAAGAAGTCGAGCCAGTTGTCGTAGCTCTCTTTGTTCCCGGAGGCGAGATGGAGCAACACCTTCTCGCCAGTCCTCGTAATCGCCCACGCGCAGAGGACGGCTTCCTTCACGTGGTAGCGGGCTCGCAAACTTTCGTAGAGCGCATCGAGAAAGAGATACTCCACGTCATACGGGGAGAGATCCCGATTCTGAAATTCTTCGAATTCCTGGTAGAGGATCTCGGTGACGTTGCTGACGGCCGTTCTGCTCAACAGGGCATCGCCCGTGGCTTCGGTGAGGGCATCCTCTATATCTCTTGTTGATAAGCCCCGAGCA of the Syntrophorhabdales bacterium genome contains:
- a CDS encoding GNAT family N-acetyltransferase, with protein sequence MEIIELDRSRLTEIEGLWKELNAHHAQSASNFKEYFDTLTFEHRIRQLLHKEDLSLFVSSDTGEYVGYCIATTEKSKGEIDSIYVKASHRGKKIGHQLITRAVEWLRAHNCSEIAIYVAEGNEKVLGFYEKYGFNKRYTVMGASKER
- a CDS encoding GNAT family N-acetyltransferase, which gives rise to MEKLLIRHAEPHDYRLVIAVIDQWWGGRRMAGMLPKLFFVHFRPTSFVVEHDGTVVGFLIGFVSQTFLDEAYIHFVGVHPDFRKAGLARRLYEKFFAVVENVGCRTVRCVTSPVNQDSILFHRAMGFSATDSEKIVDGIPVFEAYDGKDEDRVLFSKILDVAPNRDRRVL
- a CDS encoding IS256 family transposase, with amino-acid sequence MQRIPASRKIRKELGELLQGVRNGGSIVSDIVKKSAALVLQELMEQEVTEFLGRDHYQRSGDKRQGYRNGYEPLRIKTAEGKIEVHHPQVRDTDSPFHSKLAAFFKGNSEILEKLAVEMYARGLSTRDIEDALTEATGDALLSRTAVSNVTEILYQEFEEFQNRDLSPYDVEYLFLDALYESLRARYHVKEAVLCAWAITRTGEKVLLHLASGNKESYDNWLDFLRDMVTRGLRIPTAVTTDGAPGLIKAVEVVFPASLRIRCWFHRMQNLQAKVPDEAWPEIKAELIAIRDASGYEQGKQLAQEFIRKRRYEFSSLIKAFEDDLDASLAHLKLPFTHRKTARTTNLIERGFEEERRRTKIIPSLLTEKSALKLVFSVLIRSSAKWRGVKFTGREIAVLDRLRRELGIKEELDNREMLREVG